The following coding sequences lie in one Chryseobacterium culicis genomic window:
- a CDS encoding alkaline phosphatase family protein produces MFLKKIKPFLYLGIFYLIISLIIRTVFFFHPITTASFGFFEVVKVLLIGLVNDVFVFILASSILALYFLFLSNSKYKKPYGNIILGALVLFFLYIWLVPNNIFKQYGGSIMEIALVFVGIKTLFFGLMLFLPTQRTKIRNTLYFITLLLYVLLIIFNGVSEYFFYNEFGVRYNFIAVDYLIYTNEVIGNIMESYPVVPLFSGIMIVTLTITWFIYKKTKDELLELPDFKQKMVLLGSFMVLCALSALAIPSLMQIKSDNVFADEIEANGIPKFYWAFTHNELDYFQFYSQINQQQAEKNFLSQYPQHTLSRAVVAEQPEAKKNVVLISIESLSADFMEHYGNTQKITPFLDSLADKSLMFTNLYATGNRTVRGLEALTLCIPPTAGESIIKRDDNKKKFTTGSVFKSKGYDVKFLYGGYSYFDNMQDFFGGNGYGIVDRNNFKPEEITFANVWGVADEDMARKAIQVMNAEAKSGKPFFNHWMTVSNHRPFTYPDGRIDIPGTAKSREGGVKYTDYSLKLFFDMAKKQDWYKNTVFVIIADHCASSAGKTELPMDKYRIPAMIFSEGFIQPQKFDALMSQIDVMPTLFGLLNFSYQSKFLGQDVFRQEFQPKAYVATYQDLGFIKGDRLTIISPVKKVKQYSLELEKSDLKPAFKLYYDEKLLKNPEQKLVDDAVSAYQSTSYWLKTKQLNR; encoded by the coding sequence ATGTTTTTAAAAAAAATAAAACCTTTCCTCTATTTAGGAATTTTCTATCTTATTATTTCTTTGATAATAAGAACAGTATTCTTTTTTCATCCTATTACTACCGCTAGTTTCGGATTTTTCGAAGTCGTAAAAGTTTTGTTAATCGGTCTTGTGAATGACGTTTTTGTTTTCATACTGGCCAGCTCTATCCTCGCTCTTTACTTCCTCTTTCTTTCCAATTCAAAATATAAAAAACCTTACGGTAATATTATTTTGGGAGCATTGGTTCTATTCTTCCTTTATATATGGCTTGTTCCCAATAATATATTCAAGCAATATGGAGGTTCTATCATGGAAATCGCTCTTGTGTTTGTAGGAATAAAGACTCTTTTCTTCGGATTGATGCTGTTCCTTCCTACACAAAGAACCAAGATCCGTAACACATTATATTTCATCACATTACTATTATATGTTCTTCTGATTATTTTCAACGGAGTAAGTGAATACTTCTTTTATAATGAATTTGGAGTTCGTTATAATTTTATTGCAGTAGATTATCTTATTTACACCAATGAGGTGATTGGAAATATCATGGAAAGCTACCCTGTTGTTCCATTGTTTTCCGGAATCATGATCGTTACCCTTACCATCACATGGTTTATTTATAAGAAAACAAAAGATGAGCTGCTGGAACTTCCGGATTTTAAACAAAAAATGGTTCTTCTGGGCAGTTTCATGGTACTTTGTGCTTTGAGTGCACTGGCAATCCCTTCGTTGATGCAAATCAAATCTGATAATGTTTTTGCCGATGAAATTGAAGCCAACGGAATTCCTAAGTTTTATTGGGCCTTTACCCATAATGAACTGGATTATTTCCAGTTTTATTCACAGATTAATCAGCAACAGGCCGAAAAGAATTTCTTGAGCCAGTATCCACAACATACATTATCAAGAGCTGTTGTTGCAGAGCAGCCGGAAGCAAAGAAAAATGTAGTGCTGATCTCTATAGAAAGTCTTTCTGCGGACTTCATGGAACACTATGGTAATACACAAAAAATTACTCCTTTCCTGGACAGCCTTGCAGATAAATCCCTGATGTTTACCAATCTTTATGCTACAGGAAACAGAACTGTAAGAGGATTGGAAGCCCTGACTCTTTGTATTCCTCCCACTGCAGGAGAAAGTATCATCAAAAGAGATGACAATAAAAAGAAATTCACAACCGGAAGCGTCTTCAAATCCAAAGGATATGATGTAAAGTTTTTATATGGTGGATACAGCTATTTTGATAATATGCAGGACTTCTTCGGTGGAAACGGCTATGGTATTGTAGACAGAAACAACTTTAAGCCTGAAGAAATTACTTTTGCCAATGTTTGGGGCGTTGCTGATGAAGATATGGCAAGAAAAGCTATTCAGGTGATGAATGCTGAAGCCAAGTCGGGAAAACCTTTTTTCAATCATTGGATGACGGTTTCCAATCACAGACCATTTACTTATCCTGACGGAAGAATTGATATCCCGGGAACAGCAAAATCCCGCGAAGGAGGTGTAAAATATACTGATTATTCTCTTAAGCTATTCTTTGATATGGCGAAAAAGCAAGACTGGTATAAAAACACTGTTTTTGTCATTATTGCAGACCACTGTGCATCCAGTGCAGGGAAAACAGAACTTCCTATGGATAAATACAGAATTCCTGCAATGATTTTCTCAGAAGGATTTATTCAGCCTCAGAAATTCGATGCATTGATGTCCCAGATAGATGTGATGCCTACTCTTTTTGGATTATTAAATTTCAGCTATCAGTCTAAATTTTTAGGACAGGATGTCTTCAGACAGGAATTCCAGCCTAAAGCTTATGTGGCAACATATCAAGACCTTGGGTTTATCAAAGGGGATCGTTTGACCATTATTTCTCCGGTAAAAAAGGTAAAACAATATTCTTTGGAACTGGAAAAAAGTGATCTGAAACCCGCATTTAAACTGTATTACGACGAAAAATTATTAAAAAATCCAGAGCAGAAACTGGTAGATGATGCTGTATCAGCCTATCAGTCTACTTCTTACTGGCTAAAAACAAAACAACTGAACAGATAA
- the ribH gene encoding 6,7-dimethyl-8-ribityllumazine synthase: MATVNLSDYKPLHITNAEDFSIGIVFSEWNDFVTYNLRDAALEILEKEGVKPENIKLFPVPGAFELSYASMQLCKERKYDAIISIGCVIRGETPHFDYVCSAVAQGIKDCNIMTDTPTIFCVLTDDTKEQSIARSGGDLGNKGVEAAVTALRMIDFKKNLSDKKGNIGFGHS; the protein is encoded by the coding sequence ATGGCAACAGTTAATCTTTCCGATTACAAGCCACTTCATATAACTAATGCCGAAGATTTTTCTATCGGCATTGTTTTTTCTGAGTGGAATGATTTTGTAACCTACAATCTTCGTGATGCAGCTTTGGAAATTCTTGAAAAAGAAGGGGTAAAACCTGAAAACATCAAACTTTTCCCTGTTCCCGGAGCTTTTGAATTAAGCTATGCAAGTATGCAGCTTTGCAAAGAGAGAAAATATGACGCAATAATCTCTATAGGATGTGTGATCCGTGGGGAAACACCTCATTTTGATTATGTATGTTCTGCAGTAGCACAGGGAATCAAAGATTGTAATATCATGACGGATACTCCTACAATTTTCTGTGTATTAACAGATGATACAAAGGAACAGTCTATTGCAAGAAGCGGCGGTGACCTTGGAAACAAAGGTGTAGAAGCAGCTGTAACAGCTCTTAGAATGATTGATTTCAAAAAGAATTTATCTGATAAGAAAGGGAATATTGGTTTCGGTCACTCTTAA
- a CDS encoding adenine phosphoribosyltransferase has product MASAELIKKLEETIENIPDFPIPGIQFKDISPIFLDPKLYEDVIADLAAFSKGKIDAVCGIESRGYLFGIAIAVALEVPFILIRKAGKLPPPIISEKYDLEYGSAIIETREGQIKPGQRVLIHDDLLATGGTTEAAAKLVEKQGAIVSQFSFLIGLEGLNGDEKLKKFGAEIYHILGY; this is encoded by the coding sequence ATGGCTTCAGCAGAACTGATCAAGAAACTAGAAGAAACAATTGAAAATATCCCCGATTTTCCTATTCCGGGAATACAGTTTAAGGATATTTCGCCCATCTTTTTAGACCCAAAACTTTATGAAGATGTTATTGCAGATCTTGCAGCCTTCAGTAAAGGAAAAATAGATGCAGTATGCGGAATTGAAAGCCGCGGTTACCTCTTCGGAATCGCTATCGCTGTGGCATTGGAAGTTCCATTCATCTTAATCAGAAAAGCCGGAAAACTTCCTCCTCCCATCATCTCAGAAAAATATGATCTGGAATATGGAAGTGCTATTATCGAAACCCGTGAAGGACAGATAAAACCAGGACAAAGAGTTTTAATTCATGATGATCTTTTAGCAACAGGAGGCACTACAGAAGCAGCAGCTAAATTAGTAGAAAAGCAAGGAGCAATTGTTTCACAATTTAGTTTCCTTATCGGCTTAGAAGGCTTAAACGGTGATGAAAAACTGAAAAAATTCGGTGCTGAAATCTACCATATTTTAGGGTATTAA
- a CDS encoding quinol:cytochrome C oxidoreductase has product MYSFSPKLKSTSIILLVVGLVLFGIGFFLNKGISTEKIEQMMEAVHASGHNAPTHSSEMVGPQDHAAHLEHAELQVHNQPLASLHFVAVFFFGVSCAVLFFYCIQHAAHAGWPIIITRVMEAIASYIPYGGAILIILMILNITHNGHLFHWMDPELTNPESAHFDVILFEKKRFLNIPFYAIRTFIYVLGASFFAWKLKAQSKKVDETKSKVEYQFLYRWAVGYIAFFGFASAAWAWDWLMSIDPHWYSTMYIWYSMVSCLSSGIAVIILLSVYLKKNGFLPQFNDNHLHDLGVFLFATSMLWTYTWFAQFMLYWYANVPEEVNYFFGRFQHYGTTFLPMLIVNFLLPLLVLVSSSIKRNYKVVTTMAVVVILGHLLDYFNMVMPGTVGPYWNTPEVFLLILGAVLFVAGLFMFTVLSALSKLKLIPTGNPFLHESEIYEYPF; this is encoded by the coding sequence ATGTATAGTTTTTCACCAAAATTAAAATCAACTTCTATAATACTTCTTGTTGTAGGTTTAGTTCTTTTCGGTATTGGTTTCTTTTTGAACAAAGGAATTTCTACTGAGAAAATAGAACAAATGATGGAAGCTGTTCATGCTTCTGGTCATAATGCTCCTACACACTCAAGTGAAATGGTGGGACCACAGGATCACGCAGCTCATTTAGAGCATGCTGAGCTTCAGGTTCACAACCAGCCATTAGCATCGCTGCACTTTGTAGCTGTCTTTTTCTTTGGAGTAAGTTGCGCTGTACTGTTCTTCTACTGTATTCAGCACGCAGCTCACGCAGGATGGCCTATTATCATCACAAGAGTAATGGAGGCTATTGCTTCTTATATTCCTTACGGTGGTGCAATCCTGATTATCCTGATGATCTTAAACATCACTCATAATGGTCATTTGTTCCATTGGATGGACCCTGAATTGACAAATCCAGAGTCTGCTCATTTTGACGTGATCCTATTTGAAAAGAAAAGATTCTTAAATATTCCTTTCTATGCAATCAGAACGTTCATCTATGTATTAGGTGCTTCTTTCTTCGCTTGGAAACTGAAAGCTCAGTCTAAAAAAGTAGACGAGACAAAATCAAAAGTAGAATATCAATTCCTTTACAGATGGGCAGTAGGATATATCGCATTCTTCGGATTTGCTTCTGCAGCTTGGGCTTGGGACTGGTTGATGTCTATTGACCCTCACTGGTACTCTACAATGTATATCTGGTATTCTATGGTTAGCTGCCTATCAAGTGGTATTGCTGTCATCATCTTATTAAGTGTTTATCTTAAGAAAAATGGTTTCTTACCACAGTTCAATGACAACCACTTACACGATTTAGGAGTTTTCCTTTTCGCTACAAGTATGCTTTGGACATATACATGGTTCGCTCAGTTCATGCTTTACTGGTATGCAAACGTTCCGGAAGAGGTTAACTACTTCTTCGGTAGATTCCAGCACTATGGTACTACGTTTTTACCAATGCTGATTGTTAACTTCTTATTACCACTATTGGTATTAGTAAGCAGCAGCATCAAGAGAAACTACAAAGTAGTTACCACAATGGCAGTAGTAGTGATCTTAGGACACCTTTTAGATTACTTCAACATGGTAATGCCGGGAACGGTAGGACCATACTGGAACACTCCTGAAGTATTCTTGTTAATCCTAGGAGCAGTTCTATTCGTAGCAGGATTATTTATGTTTACTGTTCTTTCAGCTTTATCTAAACTGAAGTTGATTCCTACAGGAAACCCATTCTTACACGAATCTGAAATTTATGAGTATCCTTTCTAA
- a CDS encoding c-type cytochrome, giving the protein MKKNVLKITAVLGLTTVLLNSCGPKENTPLVYFPDMYFPVAYDPLMKAQDAYSDHENEIPAFVKNSGATGLSPVEGSVAQNKDGVFEESLLPKNVDEYNAGYEASKKLTVSPLNPANAAKDIERGKILFDHTCAACHGTGGDGQGPIVQSGAFSGVPNYADREITVGSVHYVLTNGRNAMGSYAGQLNAGDRWRVALYVMSAFKKGAAAPAAATAAAPATTETTTETKK; this is encoded by the coding sequence ATGAAAAAGAATGTATTAAAAATTACAGCAGTTTTAGGTTTAACAACAGTTTTACTTAACTCTTGCGGACCAAAGGAGAATACTCCGCTGGTATATTTCCCGGACATGTATTTTCCGGTAGCTTATGATCCATTGATGAAAGCTCAGGATGCTTATTCAGATCATGAAAATGAAATTCCTGCTTTTGTTAAAAATAGTGGTGCAACAGGTCTTTCTCCAGTAGAAGGATCAGTTGCTCAAAATAAAGATGGCGTTTTTGAAGAAAGCTTATTACCTAAAAATGTTGACGAGTACAACGCTGGGTATGAAGCTTCTAAAAAGCTTACAGTATCTCCTCTAAACCCGGCTAATGCAGCTAAGGATATTGAAAGAGGAAAAATATTGTTTGATCACACTTGTGCGGCATGTCACGGAACAGGAGGTGATGGACAAGGACCTATCGTACAAAGTGGGGCATTCTCCGGAGTACCCAACTATGCAGACAGAGAAATTACTGTAGGATCTGTTCATTATGTATTAACAAACGGTAGAAATGCAATGGGATCTTATGCGGGACAACTGAACGCAGGAGACAGATGGAGAGTGGCTTTGTATGTGATGAGTGCTTTCAAAAAAGGAGCAGCAGCACCGGCAGCAGCTACAGCGGCGGCACCAGCAACAACTGAAACGACTACCGAAACTAAAAAATAA
- a CDS encoding DUF3341 domain-containing protein has protein sequence MSTTKIVYGLYADDDDLMNGVKAFNDKGIAINEVYTPFPVHGLDKALGLKKTRISDAAFLYALYGVTIGATVTWYVMNHDWPQNIGGKPAFDWAHNMPAFVVPMFELMVFCAAHMMSLTFLVRNKMYPGAPAQNPDPRTTDDKFMMEFVTEDVESVKQLLIETGVEEITVKDA, from the coding sequence ATGAGCACCACTAAAATTGTATACGGACTTTATGCTGACGACGACGATTTAATGAACGGCGTTAAAGCATTCAACGATAAAGGAATCGCTATAAACGAAGTATATACTCCGTTTCCGGTTCACGGACTAGACAAGGCTTTAGGGTTAAAGAAAACGAGAATTTCTGATGCCGCATTCTTATATGCTCTTTACGGTGTTACTATCGGTGCTACTGTAACTTGGTATGTGATGAATCATGACTGGCCGCAGAATATCGGTGGTAAACCAGCTTTCGACTGGGCACACAACATGCCGGCATTCGTAGTTCCAATGTTCGAATTAATGGTATTCTGTGCTGCTCACATGATGTCTTTAACTTTCTTGGTTAGAAACAAAATGTATCCGGGAGCACCAGCTCAGAACCCAGACCCGAGAACTACTGATGATAAATTCATGATGGAATTTGTAACTGAAGATGTAGAATCTGTAAAACAGTTGCTTATTGAAACTGGAGTTGAAGAAATAACTGTTAAAGACGCTTAA